Proteins encoded by one window of Scatophagus argus isolate fScaArg1 chromosome 4, fScaArg1.pri, whole genome shotgun sequence:
- the snx2 gene encoding sorting nexin-2 isoform X2, translated as MADTARDPPPEHTNFQELEDGEDLFPEPAATQESEPASLPAEDISTNSNGPKQDSLFDDDPEDLFAEATEEVSLDSPERDILLSDGPSPAITPITPPTSVITPRINLTHDDMFTHSSFDEIEEEEGGDSFDIHISVSDPEKVGDGMNAYMAYKVTTKTTLSLFKSNEFSVKRRFSDFLGLHSKLASKYLHIGYIVPPAPEKSIVGMTKVKVGKEDQSSNEFVEKRRSALERYLMRTVKHHILLKDPDVLQFLESSELPRAVSTQALSSAGLLRMVNKAADAVNKMTIKMNESDAWFEEKQQHFENLDVQLRKLHASVESLVCHRKELSVNTAQFAKSAAMLGNSEDHTALSRALSQLAEVEEKIDQLHQDQANADFYLFSELLGDYVRLITAVKGVFDHRMKTWQKWQDSQMLLQKKREAEAKLQLTNKPDKLQQAKDEIKELTYNKTAMYGVTGSRVPLLSLS; from the exons ATGGCGGACACAGCCAGGGACCCTCCACCGGAGCACACCAACTTCCAGGAGCTGGAGGACGGGGAGGACTTGTTCCCGGAACCGGCCGCCACacaggag TCGGAACCAGCCAGTCTACCTGCTGAAGACATCAGCACCAACTCAAATGGACCCAAACAGGATTCACTATTTGATGACGATCCAGAGGACCTGTtcgcag AGGCTACAGAGGAGGTTTCGTTGGACAGCCCAGAGAGAGACATCCTGCTGTCTGACGGCCCGTCACCTGCCATCACGCCCATCACCCCTCCCACCTCCGTCATCACCCCTCGCATCAACCTCACCCACGACGACATGTTCACACACTCCTCCTTTGATGAG attgaagaggaggagggtggcGATTCATTCGACATTCATATATCAGTGTCGGACCCTGAGAAAGTTG GTGATGGGATGAATGCATACATGGCCTACAAAGTGACGACCAAG ACCACCTTGTCTCTGTTTAAGAGTAATGAGTTTTCAGTAAAACGACGTTTCAGCGATTTTCTGGGTCTGCACAGTAAACTGGCCTCCAAGTACCTGCACATAGGCTACATTGTCCCCCCAGCACCAGAGAAAAGCATTGTGG ggATGACCAAGGTAAAGGTAGGGAAGGAGGACCAGTCGTCCAATGAGTTTGTCGAAAAGAGGAGGTCAGCCCTTGAGAG GTATCTGATGAGAACAGTGAAGCATCACATCCTGCTGAAGGATCCCGACGTCCTGCAGTTTCTGGAGAGCTCAGAG TTGCCGCGGGCGGTCAGCACTCAGGCTCTGAGCAGTGCCGGACTTCTCCGGATGGTCAACAAGGCAGCAGATGCTGTCAACAAAATGACCATCAAGATGAACGAATCCGACGCA tggtttgaggagaagcagcagcattttgagaATCTGGACGTTCAGCTCAGGAAACTTCATGCCAGTGTGGAATCTCTGGTCTGTCACAGAAAAG AGCTGTCGGTGAACACAGCGCAGTTCGCCAAGTCGGCAGCCATGTTGGGGAACAGCGAGGACCACACAGCTCTGTCCCGAGCTCTGTCCCAGCTGgctgaggtggaggagaagatcGACCAGCTGCACCAGGACCAGGCCAACGCAGACTTTTACCTCTTCTCCGAGTTACTGGGCGACTACGTCCGCCTCATCACCGCCGTCAAG gGTGTGTTTGATCACCGGATGAAGACGTGGCAGAAGTGGCAGGACAGTCAGATGCTCCTGCAGAAGAAACGAGAAGCTGAAGCCAAATTGCAGCtcacaaacaaaccagacaaactgcagcaggcCAAAGACGAGATCAAAGAG TTGACATACAACAAAACAGCCATGTATGGAGTTACAGGCAGTCGGGTTCCTCTGCTGAGTCTCAGCTGA
- the snx2 gene encoding sorting nexin-2 isoform X3 — MADTARDPPPEHTNFQELEDGEDLFPEPAATQESEPASLPAEDISTNSNGPKQDSLFDDDPEDLFAEATEEVSLDSPERDILLSDGPSPAITPITPPTSVITPRINLTHDDMFTHSSFDEIEEEEGGDSFDIHISVSDPEKVGDGMNAYMAYKVTTKTTLSLFKSNEFSVKRRFSDFLGLHSKLASKYLHIGYIVPPAPEKSIVGMTKVKVGKEDQSSNEFVEKRRSALERYLMRTVKHHILLKDPDVLQFLESSELPRAVSTQALSSAGLLRMVNKAADAVNKMTIKMNESDAWFEEKQQHFENLDVQLRKLHASVESLVCHRKELSVNTAQFAKSAAMLGNSEDHTALSRALSQLAEVEEKIDQLHQDQANADFYLFSELLGDYVRLITAVKGVFDHRMKTWQKWQDSQMLLQKKREAEAKLQLTNKPDKLQQAKDEIKEEIEEVGPAPSV, encoded by the exons ATGGCGGACACAGCCAGGGACCCTCCACCGGAGCACACCAACTTCCAGGAGCTGGAGGACGGGGAGGACTTGTTCCCGGAACCGGCCGCCACacaggag TCGGAACCAGCCAGTCTACCTGCTGAAGACATCAGCACCAACTCAAATGGACCCAAACAGGATTCACTATTTGATGACGATCCAGAGGACCTGTtcgcag AGGCTACAGAGGAGGTTTCGTTGGACAGCCCAGAGAGAGACATCCTGCTGTCTGACGGCCCGTCACCTGCCATCACGCCCATCACCCCTCCCACCTCCGTCATCACCCCTCGCATCAACCTCACCCACGACGACATGTTCACACACTCCTCCTTTGATGAG attgaagaggaggagggtggcGATTCATTCGACATTCATATATCAGTGTCGGACCCTGAGAAAGTTG GTGATGGGATGAATGCATACATGGCCTACAAAGTGACGACCAAG ACCACCTTGTCTCTGTTTAAGAGTAATGAGTTTTCAGTAAAACGACGTTTCAGCGATTTTCTGGGTCTGCACAGTAAACTGGCCTCCAAGTACCTGCACATAGGCTACATTGTCCCCCCAGCACCAGAGAAAAGCATTGTGG ggATGACCAAGGTAAAGGTAGGGAAGGAGGACCAGTCGTCCAATGAGTTTGTCGAAAAGAGGAGGTCAGCCCTTGAGAG GTATCTGATGAGAACAGTGAAGCATCACATCCTGCTGAAGGATCCCGACGTCCTGCAGTTTCTGGAGAGCTCAGAG TTGCCGCGGGCGGTCAGCACTCAGGCTCTGAGCAGTGCCGGACTTCTCCGGATGGTCAACAAGGCAGCAGATGCTGTCAACAAAATGACCATCAAGATGAACGAATCCGACGCA tggtttgaggagaagcagcagcattttgagaATCTGGACGTTCAGCTCAGGAAACTTCATGCCAGTGTGGAATCTCTGGTCTGTCACAGAAAAG AGCTGTCGGTGAACACAGCGCAGTTCGCCAAGTCGGCAGCCATGTTGGGGAACAGCGAGGACCACACAGCTCTGTCCCGAGCTCTGTCCCAGCTGgctgaggtggaggagaagatcGACCAGCTGCACCAGGACCAGGCCAACGCAGACTTTTACCTCTTCTCCGAGTTACTGGGCGACTACGTCCGCCTCATCACCGCCGTCAAG gGTGTGTTTGATCACCGGATGAAGACGTGGCAGAAGTGGCAGGACAGTCAGATGCTCCTGCAGAAGAAACGAGAAGCTGAAGCCAAATTGCAGCtcacaaacaaaccagacaaactgcagcaggcCAAAGACGAGATCAAAGAG GAGATTGAGGAGGTAGGACCTGCCCCGTCTGTCTGA
- the snx2 gene encoding sorting nexin-2 isoform X1, which translates to MADTARDPPPEHTNFQELEDGEDLFPEPAATQESEPASLPAEDISTNSNGPKQDSLFDDDPEDLFAEATEEVSLDSPERDILLSDGPSPAITPITPPTSVITPRINLTHDDMFTHSSFDEIEEEEGGDSFDIHISVSDPEKVGDGMNAYMAYKVTTKTTLSLFKSNEFSVKRRFSDFLGLHSKLASKYLHIGYIVPPAPEKSIVGMTKVKVGKEDQSSNEFVEKRRSALERYLMRTVKHHILLKDPDVLQFLESSELPRAVSTQALSSAGLLRMVNKAADAVNKMTIKMNESDAWFEEKQQHFENLDVQLRKLHASVESLVCHRKELSVNTAQFAKSAAMLGNSEDHTALSRALSQLAEVEEKIDQLHQDQANADFYLFSELLGDYVRLITAVKGVFDHRMKTWQKWQDSQMLLQKKREAEAKLQLTNKPDKLQQAKDEIKELEGKVQQGERDFEQISKTIRKEVSRFEKERVKDFKTIIIKYLESLVQTQQQLIKYWEAFLPEAKAIS; encoded by the exons ATGGCGGACACAGCCAGGGACCCTCCACCGGAGCACACCAACTTCCAGGAGCTGGAGGACGGGGAGGACTTGTTCCCGGAACCGGCCGCCACacaggag TCGGAACCAGCCAGTCTACCTGCTGAAGACATCAGCACCAACTCAAATGGACCCAAACAGGATTCACTATTTGATGACGATCCAGAGGACCTGTtcgcag AGGCTACAGAGGAGGTTTCGTTGGACAGCCCAGAGAGAGACATCCTGCTGTCTGACGGCCCGTCACCTGCCATCACGCCCATCACCCCTCCCACCTCCGTCATCACCCCTCGCATCAACCTCACCCACGACGACATGTTCACACACTCCTCCTTTGATGAG attgaagaggaggagggtggcGATTCATTCGACATTCATATATCAGTGTCGGACCCTGAGAAAGTTG GTGATGGGATGAATGCATACATGGCCTACAAAGTGACGACCAAG ACCACCTTGTCTCTGTTTAAGAGTAATGAGTTTTCAGTAAAACGACGTTTCAGCGATTTTCTGGGTCTGCACAGTAAACTGGCCTCCAAGTACCTGCACATAGGCTACATTGTCCCCCCAGCACCAGAGAAAAGCATTGTGG ggATGACCAAGGTAAAGGTAGGGAAGGAGGACCAGTCGTCCAATGAGTTTGTCGAAAAGAGGAGGTCAGCCCTTGAGAG GTATCTGATGAGAACAGTGAAGCATCACATCCTGCTGAAGGATCCCGACGTCCTGCAGTTTCTGGAGAGCTCAGAG TTGCCGCGGGCGGTCAGCACTCAGGCTCTGAGCAGTGCCGGACTTCTCCGGATGGTCAACAAGGCAGCAGATGCTGTCAACAAAATGACCATCAAGATGAACGAATCCGACGCA tggtttgaggagaagcagcagcattttgagaATCTGGACGTTCAGCTCAGGAAACTTCATGCCAGTGTGGAATCTCTGGTCTGTCACAGAAAAG AGCTGTCGGTGAACACAGCGCAGTTCGCCAAGTCGGCAGCCATGTTGGGGAACAGCGAGGACCACACAGCTCTGTCCCGAGCTCTGTCCCAGCTGgctgaggtggaggagaagatcGACCAGCTGCACCAGGACCAGGCCAACGCAGACTTTTACCTCTTCTCCGAGTTACTGGGCGACTACGTCCGCCTCATCACCGCCGTCAAG gGTGTGTTTGATCACCGGATGAAGACGTGGCAGAAGTGGCAGGACAGTCAGATGCTCCTGCAGAAGAAACGAGAAGCTGAAGCCAAATTGCAGCtcacaaacaaaccagacaaactgcagcaggcCAAAGACGAGATCAAAGAG ttggAGGGGAAGGTCCAGCAAGGAGAAAGAGACTTTGAACAAATTTCCAAAACCATACGCAAAGAAGTCAGCAGGTTTGAG aaagaaagagtgaaggaCTTTAAAACGATCATTATCAAATACCTGGAGTCACTGGTTCAGACACAACAGCAG CTGATAAAATACTGGGAGGCTTTCTTACCCGAGGCCAAGGCCATCTCATAG